In Mailhella massiliensis, a genomic segment contains:
- a CDS encoding L-lactate permease: MAWTQVYDPVVSEVVSACIAAIPLIILLYMLAIKRAKGHIAALAGLASAFIIAVLVWRMPIVTAISSVGLGVANGLFPIIWIVITAVWVYNMTVESGEFEIIKDSLARVTPDRRLQTIFIAFAFGSFLEGTAGFGTPVAITAAMLAGLGFNPIYGAGLCLIANTAPVAFGAIGAPVLTAASVSGMDANLISQVAARQLPFLAIIIPFWLSIVMCGFRRSMEILPAILVAGICFAGAQFIFANYHGPTLPDIMSAIATIVGLLVLLRFWKPASIFRFAEDPAVSTDGPGYSGKVVLRAWGPYLILAVMVFLWGLPQFKAVLNGISAPSFAWPLLDGMVNRAAPIVASEAPYAAVFTFGWVSAGGTAILLSGFIAVPLMPGYSYAKAVKCFFTTLHQLRFPILTIASVLGLAFLMNYAGMSSTLGLAFTKTGSFFPFFAPLIGWLGVFLTGSDTSSNALFCSMQHTTATAVGIPPELAVASNAVGGVTGKMISPQSISVATSATNMVGQEGNLFRFALGHSIALTLILCVLAYCQAGFLSWMLP; this comes from the coding sequence ATGGCGTGGACTCAAGTCTATGATCCCGTTGTCAGCGAGGTCGTCTCCGCATGCATTGCGGCCATACCGCTCATCATCCTGCTCTACATGCTGGCCATAAAACGCGCCAAGGGGCACATCGCCGCACTGGCGGGCCTTGCGTCGGCATTTATCATTGCCGTTCTCGTATGGCGTATGCCCATTGTCACGGCCATAAGCTCCGTGGGCCTCGGTGTTGCCAACGGCCTGTTCCCCATTATCTGGATCGTCATCACGGCCGTGTGGGTCTACAACATGACCGTGGAATCGGGTGAATTCGAAATCATCAAGGATTCTCTGGCCCGTGTGACGCCCGACCGTCGTCTCCAGACCATCTTCATCGCCTTCGCCTTCGGCTCCTTCCTGGAAGGTACCGCCGGCTTCGGCACTCCCGTGGCCATCACGGCGGCCATGCTCGCCGGACTGGGCTTCAACCCCATCTACGGCGCGGGCCTCTGCCTCATCGCCAACACCGCGCCCGTGGCCTTCGGCGCCATCGGCGCCCCCGTGCTCACCGCCGCCAGCGTGTCCGGCATGGACGCCAACCTCATCAGCCAGGTGGCGGCGCGGCAGCTTCCCTTCCTCGCCATCATCATTCCCTTCTGGCTCAGCATCGTCATGTGCGGCTTCCGCCGTTCCATGGAAATTCTGCCCGCCATTCTCGTGGCCGGTATCTGCTTTGCCGGTGCGCAGTTCATTTTCGCCAACTATCACGGCCCCACCCTGCCCGACATCATGTCGGCCATCGCCACCATCGTAGGCCTGCTCGTGCTGCTGCGCTTCTGGAAGCCCGCCTCCATCTTCCGCTTTGCCGAAGATCCTGCGGTCAGCACCGACGGTCCCGGTTATTCCGGCAAGGTCGTGCTGCGCGCCTGGGGTCCCTACCTCATTCTCGCCGTCATGGTGTTCTTGTGGGGCCTGCCCCAGTTCAAGGCCGTTCTGAACGGCATTTCCGCGCCCAGCTTCGCCTGGCCGCTGCTTGACGGCATGGTCAACCGCGCCGCTCCCATCGTGGCCTCGGAAGCACCCTACGCCGCCGTGTTCACCTTCGGCTGGGTTTCCGCCGGCGGTACCGCCATCCTGCTTTCCGGCTTCATTGCCGTGCCCCTCATGCCCGGCTATTCCTACGCGAAGGCCGTGAAGTGCTTCTTCACCACCCTGCATCAGCTTCGCTTCCCCATCCTCACCATCGCTAGCGTGCTCGGTCTGGCCTTCCTCATGAACTATGCAGGCATGAGCTCCACCCTGGGCCTCGCCTTCACCAAGACCGGCAGCTTCTTCCCGTTCTTTGCCCCGCTCATCGGCTGGCTGGGCGTGTTCCTCACCGGTTCGGACACCTCCTCCAACGCCCTGTTCTGCAGTATGCAGCACACCACCGCCACCGCCGTGGGCATTCCGCCCGAACTTGCCGTGGCCTCCAACGCCGTGGGCGGCGTAACCGGCAAGATGATCTCTCCCCAGTCCATCAGCGTGGCCACCTCCGCCACCAACATGGTGGGGCAGGAAGGCAATCTGTTCCGCTTCGCTCTCGGTCACAGTATTGCGCTCACCCTTATTCTCTGCGTCCTTGCCTATTGTCAGGCAGGATTCTTGAGCTGGATGCTTCCGTAA